The Candidatus Endomicrobium procryptotermitis DNA segment AATCTTTGGTTTTTGAAATTTCATTCTTTTTAATATATTCGTTTACAACCCTTGTAAGTGCAGAACGAAAACCAGACAAATGCGTTCCACCTTCAATAGTGTTGATGTTGTTTACAAAAGAAAAAATTTGTTCATTATAGGAATCGTTATACTGCATTGCCGTTTCAACAGTTACATTGTCTTTTTCTTTTGAAAAATATATCGGATCTTTGTTTATAACATTTTTATTGGTATTCAAATACTGGACAAAAGTTTTTATTCCGCCGTCATAGTCAAAAATATGTTCTTTGTCATCTCTCTCATCGGCAATTCTTATATGCGTGCCGGCATTTAAAAAAGCAAGCTCTCTTAAACGGTTTGTAAGCGTATCAAAAGAATATACGATTGCGGAAAATATTTCTGGATCTGGATGAAAAGTAACTTTCGTTCCTCTTTCATCGCTTTTTCCACTTTCTTTTACCGGCCCCAGCGGTTTACCTTTTGAATAATTTTGTTTATAGATTGTTCCGTTGCGGTAAACTTCAATTTCAAGCAAATCGCTTAAAGCGTTTACACAGGAAACGCCCACTCCGTGCAGACCACCGGAAACTTTATATGAGTTTTTATCAAATTTTCCGCCGGCATGAAGTTTTGTCATAACTATTTCCAAAGCTGAAACGCCTTTATATTTTGGATCCGGATGAGGGTCAATAGGAATTCCGCGGCCGTCATCCAAAACGGTTATCGAATTGTCCGTATGTATAACTACATCTATATTTTTACAATATCCAGCAAGAACTTCATCTATGGAATTGTCAACTACTTCGTAAACCAGATGATGCAGCCCCTGCGTGCCCGTTGAGCCAATATACATCGCAGGTCTTTTGCGTACTGCTTCCAACCCCTCAAGAATGGTAATGTTAGACGCATCATAAGTGTCTTTCTTTAATTCTTCCGACATGTAAACTCCTCAGGCTTTGCTTAACTCAAGAGACAAAGCTTCTTTTTTATTATTTTTATTTTTTAAATTTTATCCACACACTTGTTTTTTCATTATTTTATTTTCATTTTTATGTTTTTCAATTTTTTGCCGCTTAAATATTGGTTGAGTTTTTTTAATATTTCTTTTTTACGTATCATTATTTCGTTTATTGCCGCAGTCGAAGACGTCTCGGCATAGATAATTCCATTTTTGTATCCGCTTATTTCAATACCTTCAATT contains these protein-coding regions:
- a CDS encoding DUF721 domain-containing protein, producing the protein MPFTEVSKIIGVIKKDLGLDEDFFVVAKVWEKELGIEGIEISGYKNGIIYAETSSTAAINEIMIRKKEILKKLNQYLSGKKLKNIKMKIK